The Perca fluviatilis chromosome 2, GENO_Pfluv_1.0, whole genome shotgun sequence genome includes a region encoding these proteins:
- the LOC120574977 gene encoding ADP-ribosylation factor-like protein 14 yields the protein MGMHGSKPRKQAQVLMLGLDGSGKTTLLYRLKYNESVVTVPTVGFNVETLETDRSSPGLTVWDVGGQKKMRPHWRHHYTDTAGLVFVVDSWDQRRLDEARKELHRVLRYESLRGVPLVVLGNKQDLHGAVSPEVLCLTLDLKRVCEGRAWFIQPCSATTGMGLEEGFRRIVYLMKTPFKQTQEDIKVKMKSKGFSVTAVKQVLRCSRC from the exons ATGGGCATGCATGGATCCAAGCCTCGGAAACAAGCACAGGTCCTGATGCTAGGTCTGGACGGATCAGGGAAGACCACCCTGCTCTATAGGCTGAAGTACAACGAGAGTGTGGTGACCGTGCCAACTGTGGGCTTCAACGTGGAGACACTGGAGACTGACAGGAGCAGCCCGGGCCTGACGGTGTGGGACGTGGGGGGCCAAAAGAAGATGAGGCCCCATTGGAGGCATCACTATACTGACACAGCCGGACTGGTGTTTGTAGTGGACAGCTGGGATCAGAGGCGGCTGGATGAGGCCCGCAAAGAACTTCACCGg GTCCTGAGGTACGAGAGTCTCAGAGGAGTTCCTCTCGTGGTCCTTGGCAACAAACAGGACCTCCATGGCGCTGTGAGTCCAGAAGTGCTTTGCCTGACACTGGACCTCAAAAGAGTGTGCGAGGGCAGGGCCTGGTTTATCCAGCCCTGTTCAGCCACCACCGGCATGGGACTAGAGGAAGGTTTCAGGAGGATAGTCTATCTGATGAAGACTCCATTTAAACAGACTCAAGAGGACATTAAGGTTAAGATGAAGTCTAAGGGCTTCAGTGTCACAGCTGTGAAACAAGTCTTGCGCTGCAGCAGAtgttaa
- the kpna4 gene encoding importin subunit alpha-3 produces the protein MADNEKLDNQRLKNFKNKGRDLETMRRQRTEVVVELRKNKRDEHLLKRRNVPHEDICEDSDVDGDFRSQNTSLEAIVQNATSDNQGVQLSAVQAARKLLSSDRNPPIDDLIKSGILPILVHCLDRDDNPSLQFEAAWALTNIASGTSEQTQAVVQSNAVPLFLRLLHSPHQNVCEQAVWALGNIIGDGPQCRDYVISLGVVKPLLSFISPSIPITFLRNVTWVMVNLCRHKDPPPPMETIQEILPALCVLIHHTDVSILVDTVWALSYLTDAGNEQIQMVIDSGIVPHLVPLLSHQEVKVQTAALRAVGNIVTGTDEQTQVVLNCDALSHFPALLTHPKEKINKEAVWFLSNITAGNQQQVQAVIDAKLVPMIIHLLDKGDFGTQKEAAWAISNLTISGRKDQVAHLIEKQVIPPFCNLLIVKDAQVVQVVLDGLSNILKMADDEAETIANLIEECGGLEKVEQLQNHENEDIYKLAYEIIDQFFSSDDIDEDTSLVPEAIQGGTYGFNSANVPAEGFQF, from the exons ATGGCTGACAACGAGAAACTGGACAACCAGCGGTTGAAGAATTTCAAGAATAAGGGCCGTGATTTGGAG ACTATGAGAAGACAGAGGACTGAGGTAGTGGTGGAACTCAGAAAG AACAAAAGAGATGAGCACCTTCTGAAGCGGAGAAATGTGCCTCACGAGGACATCTGTGAGGACTCTGATGTTGACGGAGATTTCAGATCG caaaacaCCTCTCTTGAAGCAATAGTACAA AATGCCACCAGTGATAATCAGGGCGTCCAGCTGAGTGCTGTTCAGGCTGCCAG gAAGTTGTTGTCCAGTGACCGTAACCCTCCCATAGATGACCTGATTAAGTCTGGGATCCTTCCTATACTGGTCCACTGCCTGGACAGAGATGACAA CCCATCTCTCCAGTTTGAGGCAGCCTGGGCTCTTACCAACATAGCATCTGGTACATCAGAGCAGACCCAAGCTGTGGTCCAGTCCA ATGCTGTGCCACTGTTCCTGAGGCTGCTTCACTCTCCTCACCAGAATGTGTGCGAACAGGCCGTCTGGGCCCTGGGGAACATCATAG GTGATGGCCCTCAATGCAGAGACTATGTGATCAGCTTGGGTGTGGTCAAGCCCCTGCTCTCTTTCATCAGTCCCTCCATCCCCATCACCTTCCTCCGCAATGTCACATGGGTGATGGTCAACCTGTGCCGCCACAAGGACCCTCCACCACCCATGGAGACGATCCAGGAG ATCCTGCCAGCTCTCTGCGTGCTGATCCACCACACTGATGTCAGT ATCTTGGTAGACACAGTGTGGGCTCTGTCCTATCTGACGGACGCTGGGAACGAACAGATCCAAATGGTGATCGACTCTGGCATCGTCCCTCATCTGGTACCTCTGCTCAGTCACCAGGAGGTCAAAGTTCAG ACTGCTGCCTTGAGGGCTGTTGGGAACATAGTGACTGGCACAGACGAACAGACCCAGGTGGTGCTCAACTGTGACGCTCTCAGCCACTTCCCTGCACTGCTCACACACCCGAAGGAGAAAATCAACAAG GAGGCAGTGTGGTTCCTGTCCAACATCACAGCAGGCAACCAGCAACAGGTGCAGGCTGTCATTGACGCCAAGCTAGTTCCCATGATCATTCACCTGCTTGATAAG ggTGACTTTGGCACTCAGAAGGAAGCCGCCTGGGCCATCAGCAACCTGACAATAAGTGGGAGGAAAGATCAG GTGGCCCACCTGATTGAGAAGCAGGTGATCCCTCCATTCTGCAACCTGCTGATAGTGAAGGACGCCCAGGTCGTACAGGTTGTTCTGGATGGCCTCAGCAATATCCTCAAGATGGCAGATGATGAGGCTGAAACGATTGCTAACCTTATTGAGGAATGTGGAG gTTTGGAAAAAGTGGAGCAACTGCAAAATCACGAAAATGAAGATATCTACAAATTGGCATACGAAATTATTGATCAGTTCTTCTCATCTGATGAT ATTGATGAAGACACCAGCCTGGTCCCAGAGGCCATCCAAGGTGGAACTTACGGCTTTAACTCAGCCAACGTGCCAGCCGAGGGATTCCAGTTCTAG